From a region of the Streptomyces sp. B21-083 genome:
- a CDS encoding GAF domain-containing protein, whose translation MTSTPSQPSPALHVPAHRTVHHRIETFTDDPETEAAEMATRLTRFEQLGIRMEGVEVLDDIANDMGARADFLYAMVNAFGQEQTFLGLRNPPRDAGYPIVGRTMSRSHGYCPEVVRRTLSLPLPNVAASPRFASNHVVDAIGIQSYFGSPVIDAHTGLVLLTVCIIDPEPRTLHDARRLLAIVKETARTAADTLRITTPAP comes from the coding sequence ATGACCTCCACCCCCAGCCAACCGAGCCCTGCTCTGCACGTCCCGGCGCACCGCACCGTGCATCACCGGATCGAGACCTTCACCGATGACCCGGAAACCGAAGCCGCCGAGATGGCCACCCGCCTGACCAGGTTCGAGCAGCTGGGCATCCGTATGGAGGGCGTCGAGGTACTCGACGACATCGCCAACGACATGGGCGCGCGTGCCGACTTCCTCTATGCCATGGTGAACGCGTTCGGCCAGGAGCAGACGTTCCTCGGACTGCGCAACCCGCCCCGCGACGCCGGCTATCCCATCGTCGGCCGCACCATGAGCCGCAGCCACGGATACTGCCCCGAGGTCGTCCGCCGCACGCTGTCCCTGCCCCTGCCGAACGTGGCCGCCTCCCCGCGGTTCGCCAGCAACCACGTCGTCGACGCCATCGGCATCCAGAGCTACTTCGGCAGCCCCGTCATCGACGCCCACACCGGCCTCGTCCTGCTCACGGTCTGCATCATCGACCCCGAACCGCGCACCCTCCACGACGCGAGACGGCTCCTGGCCATCGTCAAGGAAACCGCCCGCACGGCCGCCGACACGCTCCGGATCACCACACCTGCCCCCTGA
- a CDS encoding GTP-binding protein, with product MTQFPQLAGRTALKLVVAGGFGVGKTTAIGAISDIKPLRTEEVLTTHSAATDSLDGIEAKTTTTVAFDFGRVGWDDLELYLFGTPGQPRFWSLWHDLSQGAFGAVVLADTRRLESSYPAADFFEQLGLPFVIAVNRFPGAVPRTLAEIRDAFDVPAAFPAMFCDARNPDSVASVLLALIRHVVTLASDNSALLDA from the coding sequence ATGACGCAGTTCCCGCAGCTTGCTGGGCGGACGGCCCTGAAACTGGTCGTCGCCGGAGGATTCGGCGTCGGCAAGACCACCGCGATCGGCGCCATCAGCGACATCAAGCCGCTGCGCACCGAAGAAGTCCTCACCACGCACAGCGCGGCCACCGACAGCCTGGACGGTATCGAGGCCAAGACGACCACGACGGTCGCCTTCGACTTCGGCCGTGTCGGCTGGGACGACCTGGAGCTGTACCTCTTCGGTACGCCGGGACAACCGCGGTTCTGGAGTCTGTGGCACGACCTGTCCCAGGGCGCCTTCGGCGCCGTGGTCCTGGCCGACACCCGCAGGCTTGAGAGCAGCTACCCGGCAGCCGACTTCTTCGAACAGCTCGGCCTGCCCTTCGTCATCGCCGTCAACCGCTTCCCCGGGGCCGTCCCGCGCACCCTCGCCGAGATCCGCGACGCCTTCGACGTACCCGCCGCCTTCCCCGCCATGTTCTGCGACGCCCGCAATCCCGACTCCGTGGCCAGCGTCCTGCTTGCCCTGATCAGGCACGTAGTGACCCTGGCCTCCGACAACTCAGCCCTCCTGGACGCGTGA
- a CDS encoding DUF742 domain-containing protein has product MTSRPRQEPLSGAGDDTASIVRLFTLTDGRTRPRHHLNLQTVLGPGRRRPAPGLSAESAKIIALCRQRQCPLAEVAGITGLHVTAVKILVSDLIDAGALMVPVPQTPGDRSDIQLLESLSAFLRTKFPDAVAKAG; this is encoded by the coding sequence ATGACCTCCCGGCCACGTCAGGAGCCCTTAAGCGGGGCCGGAGACGACACGGCGAGCATCGTCCGGCTCTTCACGCTGACCGACGGCCGCACCCGTCCCCGTCACCACCTGAACCTTCAGACCGTGCTCGGACCCGGCCGCCGTCGGCCCGCCCCCGGACTCTCGGCGGAAAGCGCAAAGATCATCGCGCTGTGCCGTCAACGGCAGTGTCCCCTCGCGGAAGTGGCCGGCATCACCGGTCTGCACGTCACCGCGGTGAAGATTCTCGTCTCCGACCTGATCGACGCGGGCGCCCTGATGGTGCCCGTCCCGCAGACGCCGGGCGACCGCTCCGACATTCAGCTCCTGGAATCCCTCAGCGCCTTCCTCAGGACCAAGTTCCCCGACGCGGTAGCGAAGGCCGGGTGA
- a CDS encoding roadblock/LC7 domain-containing protein — translation MTNDTNGVVASVPSPDAVKGQMTRLLDDFVASTAGVGHALLGSRDGLKQVFSSHMDPDWADELAATFSGMAGLAKGVTGPKGKQVPAQQILVERDDVMFLVTNAGVGSTFNQSGNTVATVLVVLVATDANIGAVAFAIGRLVSRFAPFMTTLVRDRDADGDGAA, via the coding sequence ATGACCAACGACACGAATGGTGTAGTGGCCTCCGTGCCTTCCCCTGATGCGGTCAAGGGGCAGATGACGCGCCTGCTCGACGACTTCGTGGCGAGCACGGCCGGTGTCGGCCACGCCTTGCTCGGCTCACGCGACGGCTTGAAGCAGGTGTTCTCCTCTCACATGGACCCCGACTGGGCCGACGAACTGGCCGCCACGTTCTCGGGAATGGCGGGGCTGGCCAAGGGAGTCACCGGCCCCAAGGGCAAGCAGGTGCCGGCGCAGCAGATCCTGGTCGAGCGGGACGACGTCATGTTCCTCGTCACCAACGCCGGCGTCGGCAGCACGTTCAACCAGAGCGGGAACACCGTCGCCACCGTGCTGGTCGTGCTGGTCGCCACGGACGCGAACATCGGCGCCGTCGCATTCGCGATCGGGCGGCTGGTGTCACGGTTCGCGCCCTTCATGACCACTCTCGTCCGTGACCGCGATGCCGATGGTGATGGTGCCGCATGA
- a CDS encoding sensor histidine kinase, translating into MPDRVPSARTVTRHRRRGRRPRVDRYLLDEVGGVLVAPLVCVVGVWSVSVLAAWGFPFTFTQLAIALGGGVLVAVLVGVIRVQAVAASLQGHRDAELQRVAEAAHAAEQTMVWTADQLCRGARPPLPEDPQSAGGDMLDKVIELIGTLKTQGAGSLIRVHDESQAAVLVEMHRTLTRRQHSLIGEMLEHLSSLQNATEDPDLLDWSFKIDHLAMRLRRMVESVSVVLGSQYLRETRTPVKIDTVLRGTKSEVVRYPRVQIVASDVGDAFALPAHVHPDVAHLLAELIDNGLEHSDPATHVVVRTQQVAHGLLIEVEDKATLLMEPEQRDMLNRLLEHPEQTDVAGQVRAGRLGLITSAKIAEKYGLRVWLTMNPMGGTTAHVVVPSRYLVPVTPAVATATISATPEPVAPSQPVQAGVAVQQLVRPAPGNSPANPGATAPLPKRRRIHRPVDGTATEAEVPTQAANPHAVGDWRAGLHAGLSAEPAPSTPPISQF; encoded by the coding sequence ATGCCTGACCGCGTGCCCTCCGCCCGCACGGTCACCCGTCACCGCAGACGCGGTCGTCGCCCTCGTGTGGATCGCTACCTCCTCGATGAGGTCGGTGGTGTGCTGGTCGCGCCTCTGGTGTGCGTCGTCGGCGTGTGGAGCGTGTCCGTGCTCGCCGCGTGGGGGTTCCCGTTCACTTTCACCCAGCTCGCGATAGCCCTCGGCGGCGGCGTGCTCGTCGCAGTGCTCGTCGGTGTCATCCGGGTACAGGCGGTGGCGGCCTCTCTCCAGGGCCATCGCGACGCCGAGCTGCAACGGGTCGCGGAGGCCGCACATGCAGCTGAGCAGACCATGGTCTGGACGGCGGATCAGCTCTGCCGGGGTGCCCGGCCCCCGCTTCCGGAGGACCCGCAGTCGGCGGGCGGCGACATGCTTGACAAGGTCATCGAGCTGATCGGGACCCTGAAAACGCAGGGTGCGGGCTCCTTGATTCGAGTGCATGACGAGTCTCAGGCGGCGGTGCTGGTGGAGATGCACCGGACTCTGACCCGGCGCCAGCACAGCCTGATAGGCGAGATGCTGGAGCACCTGAGCAGCCTGCAGAACGCGACCGAGGATCCGGATCTCCTCGACTGGAGCTTCAAGATCGACCATCTCGCGATGCGGCTGCGCCGCATGGTGGAGAGCGTCTCCGTCGTCCTGGGCAGTCAGTACCTTCGCGAGACGCGCACTCCCGTCAAGATCGACACGGTGCTGCGCGGCACGAAGTCCGAGGTGGTCAGGTATCCGCGCGTCCAGATCGTGGCCAGCGACGTCGGTGACGCGTTCGCGCTGCCGGCGCACGTCCATCCCGACGTGGCCCATCTGCTCGCCGAACTGATCGACAACGGCCTGGAGCACTCCGATCCGGCCACCCATGTCGTCGTCCGCACACAGCAGGTGGCGCACGGTCTGCTGATCGAGGTCGAGGACAAGGCGACCTTGCTGATGGAGCCTGAGCAGCGGGACATGCTGAACCGTCTCCTGGAGCACCCCGAGCAGACCGATGTCGCGGGCCAGGTCCGGGCCGGCCGCCTCGGTCTGATCACCAGCGCGAAGATCGCTGAGAAGTACGGCCTGAGGGTGTGGCTGACGATGAACCCGATGGGGGGGACCACCGCCCACGTCGTGGTCCCCTCCCGGTACCTCGTCCCGGTCACCCCCGCTGTCGCCACCGCCACGATCTCGGCTACGCCGGAGCCGGTTGCCCCTTCGCAGCCCGTGCAAGCGGGCGTCGCCGTACAGCAGCTCGTCCGTCCGGCGCCGGGCAATTCCCCCGCGAACCCGGGCGCCACAGCCCCGCTGCCGAAGCGCAGGCGTATACACAGGCCCGTTGACGGCACCGCTACCGAGGCAGAGGTGCCGACCCAGGCCGCGAATCCCCATGCCGTGGGCGACTGGCGAGCGGGCCTGCACGCCGGGCTGAGCGCCGAACCCGCTCCCTCTACGCCCCCCATCAGTCAGTTCTGA
- a CDS encoding ATP-binding protein, with amino-acid sequence MYTGFDMSFACGSGSSAGVIAPADRVVPSRVRLIIRAGLRYWRLPDLVESAELLATELVTNALKHGGGDVGVRLYLTASHLLVEVRDGSHKRPVLGDAALDDEDGRGLFLVASIADDWGVSLDGTTTWCSLPF; translated from the coding sequence GTGTACACCGGATTTGATATGTCCTTCGCCTGCGGAAGTGGCTCCTCGGCCGGCGTCATCGCACCAGCAGACAGAGTTGTGCCATCTCGGGTACGCCTCATCATCCGGGCTGGGCTGAGGTACTGGCGTCTGCCCGACCTCGTTGAGTCCGCCGAGCTTCTTGCTACCGAACTGGTCACGAACGCGTTGAAGCACGGTGGCGGTGACGTCGGGGTACGCCTGTACCTCACCGCCAGTCACCTCCTGGTCGAGGTGAGGGATGGCTCTCACAAGCGTCCCGTGCTGGGCGATGCCGCTCTCGACGATGAGGATGGCCGTGGTCTGTTCCTCGTTGCCTCTATCGCCGACGACTGGGGCGTCAGCCTCGACGGCACGACGACCTGGTGCTCTCTCCCCTTCTGA